From a region of the Acidobacteriota bacterium genome:
- the queC gene encoding 7-cyano-7-deazaguanine synthase QueC: protein MNAGTKAVVLLSGGLDSTTALAVARSQEFELYALSFRYGQRHLMELESASKVANAMGVEKHLIVDFDLRAIGGSALTDQIEVPKERGAEEIASGIPVTYVPARNTIFLSFALAWAEVLGAQDIFIGVNALDYSGYPDCRPEYIEAFEKMASLATKAGVEGRLRLKIHTPLIAMTKGEIIQAGLKLGVDYSLTHSCYDPCPQGISCGKCDSCLLRLKGFADAGARDPLTYADQ from the coding sequence ATGAATGCCGGAACAAAGGCCGTGGTATTGTTGAGCGGCGGGCTCGATTCCACCACTGCGTTAGCCGTGGCTCGGTCCCAAGAATTCGAACTCTATGCCCTGTCGTTTCGCTACGGCCAGCGCCACTTAATGGAGCTTGAGAGCGCGAGCAAAGTCGCAAACGCTATGGGCGTTGAGAAACACCTGATCGTCGATTTCGATCTGCGAGCGATCGGCGGTTCCGCGCTGACTGATCAGATCGAGGTCCCTAAAGAACGCGGGGCTGAAGAGATCGCCTCGGGCATTCCTGTGACGTATGTACCAGCTCGCAACACGATCTTTCTGTCGTTCGCGCTCGCGTGGGCTGAAGTGCTCGGCGCTCAAGACATTTTTATCGGGGTGAACGCGCTCGACTACAGCGGATACCCTGATTGCCGCCCAGAGTATATTGAGGCGTTTGAAAAGATGGCGAGTCTTGCAACAAAGGCCGGAGTCGAAGGCCGTCTGCGGCTCAAGATTCACACTCCTCTAATCGCGATGACCAAAGGTGAGATCATCCAGGCTGGCTTGAAGCTCGGCGTCGATTATTCGCTGACGCACAGTTGCTACGATCCGTGCCCGCAAGGCATCTCGTGTGGCAAGTGTGATAGCTGTTTGCTTAGATTGAAAGGATTCGCCGACGCAGGAGCGCGCGACCCTTTAACTTACGCGGACCAGTGA